One window of Phycisphaeraceae bacterium genomic DNA carries:
- a CDS encoding DUF3299 domain-containing protein produces MRNVLIASMIVTCGMALASSGGDTPGSAPTASTPALAPAATPPKPAEQSSAAKPDAKQAPIGDNTKESKSASMAPAAPLLAPGECGDLASLQKHFPTLKASSKPDGTLIIDERFPLKGKGTLEDPFIVTWDQLTSASEVYDPRKGQKKIPDSVQMLDGQYVSITGYVAFPIYVKEPKEMLSMLNQWDGCCIGIPPTPYDAIEVHLKDVATKEQRMATYGTVSGRLSVKPYLVGDWLVGLYVMDDAAVSKPKQGGSGS; encoded by the coding sequence ATGCGAAATGTTTTGATCGCTTCGATGATCGTGACCTGCGGAATGGCGTTGGCATCTTCCGGCGGAGACACACCGGGATCAGCACCGACTGCCTCCACGCCGGCCCTCGCACCGGCGGCAACTCCGCCGAAACCTGCTGAGCAGTCGTCGGCCGCAAAGCCCGACGCGAAACAAGCACCGATCGGCGACAACACGAAAGAATCGAAGTCCGCTTCCATGGCGCCCGCGGCACCGCTGCTCGCTCCCGGAGAGTGCGGCGACCTTGCCTCGCTTCAGAAACACTTCCCGACGCTGAAAGCGTCGAGCAAGCCCGATGGAACGCTCATCATCGACGAGCGCTTCCCGCTCAAGGGCAAGGGAACACTCGAAGACCCGTTCATCGTCACGTGGGATCAATTGACATCCGCGTCCGAGGTCTACGACCCGCGCAAGGGACAGAAGAAGATTCCGGACTCGGTGCAGATGCTCGATGGTCAATACGTCAGCATCACCGGTTATGTCGCGTTCCCGATTTACGTGAAAGAGCCGAAAGAAATGCTCTCGATGCTGAACCAGTGGGATGGGTGTTGCATCGGTATTCCACCCACGCCGTACGACGCGATCGAGGTGCACCTGAAAGACGTGGCGACGAAAGAGCAGCGGATGGCGACGTACGGCACGGTCTCGGGGCGTTTAAGCGTCAAGCCGTATCTCGTGGGCGATTGGCTCGTCGGGCTGTACGTCATGGACGATGCCGCGGTGAGCAAACCCAAGCAGGGCGGCAGCGGATCGTGA
- a CDS encoding ABC transporter permease, translating into MNDFTIIRRSLGARALSTVFTSLSVAVAVALMLVLFMMRESGRAAFERGSGNMHLLISADSDPLTAILNSVFLAAPPRRYLDHAKVEQLSSPLWEYFIPTQIGDSYQGLPVFATTRDFFDKFKPDPTEPWKLKAGRFFDKDFEVVLGARAAEATGLKIGDRISLTHGMPKTRAQLQQEGITGEAPAPHVHEEYTFEVVGILEPTGGAHDRAIISGLTSAWILHAHDRREKEEHDEEAAEAAKGGATHAEHEHDHEHEALTTEADLLDSDKKVTGIYARVATRPGSDSSAMIPVVFNQLRKDPTITVAQPTQEINKLFAIVGSVDQILIAMAAVVAASSGISILLVLYNSMEQRRRQIAVLRVLGASAGRIFRLVLAESLLLGAIGAAAGVVVALIGARIVASEMKARLGLVIEPSIAPLMGVCVVGGAVLLAGIAGLLPAIVAYRTSVAKNLRPLG; encoded by the coding sequence ATGAACGACTTCACGATCATCCGGCGCAGCCTCGGGGCCCGCGCCCTCAGCACGGTATTCACTTCGCTTTCGGTGGCGGTGGCGGTCGCGCTGATGCTGGTGCTTTTCATGATGCGTGAGAGCGGTCGCGCCGCGTTCGAGCGCGGCAGCGGCAACATGCATCTGCTCATCAGCGCCGACAGCGATCCGCTCACGGCGATCCTCAACTCCGTTTTTCTTGCAGCGCCTCCGCGGCGCTATCTGGATCACGCGAAAGTCGAGCAACTCTCGTCGCCCCTGTGGGAGTACTTCATTCCGACGCAGATCGGCGACAGCTACCAGGGTCTGCCTGTCTTCGCGACGACGCGGGATTTCTTCGACAAGTTCAAGCCCGATCCGACCGAGCCGTGGAAGCTGAAGGCGGGCCGTTTCTTCGACAAAGACTTCGAGGTGGTGCTGGGAGCGCGTGCCGCAGAAGCAACCGGACTCAAAATCGGCGACAGAATCTCGCTCACGCACGGGATGCCCAAGACGCGGGCACAATTGCAGCAAGAAGGCATAACCGGCGAGGCGCCCGCACCGCACGTGCACGAAGAGTACACGTTTGAAGTGGTCGGGATCCTCGAACCCACCGGCGGCGCCCACGATCGCGCCATCATCTCGGGCCTAACGAGCGCATGGATCCTGCACGCTCACGACCGGCGAGAGAAGGAAGAGCACGACGAAGAAGCGGCCGAGGCTGCCAAAGGAGGCGCGACTCACGCCGAGCACGAGCACGATCACGAGCACGAAGCGCTGACAACAGAAGCGGATCTGCTCGACAGCGACAAGAAGGTGACGGGCATCTACGCGCGCGTGGCGACGCGCCCGGGTTCGGATTCATCCGCCATGATTCCGGTGGTGTTCAATCAGTTGCGCAAGGACCCGACGATCACCGTCGCCCAGCCGACGCAGGAGATCAACAAACTCTTCGCGATCGTCGGGAGCGTCGATCAGATTCTGATCGCCATGGCGGCGGTCGTTGCCGCGAGCTCGGGCATCTCGATTCTGCTCGTGCTCTACAACTCCATGGAGCAGCGTCGGCGCCAGATCGCGGTGCTCCGCGTTCTCGGCGCGAGCGCCGGAAGGATCTTCCGGCTGGTGCTTGCCGAATCGCTGCTGCTCGGTGCGATCGGTGCCGCGGCCGGTGTGGTCGTGGCTTTGATCGGTGCTCGCATTGTCGCATCCGAGATGAAGGCGAGGCTGGGTTTGGTTATCGAGCCGTCGATCGCACCTCTGATGGGGGTCTGTGTGGTTGGCGGGGCGGTACTCCTCGCCGGAATCGCCGGACTTCTTCCCGCGATTGTGGCGTATCGCACGAGTGTTGCGAAGAATCTGCGACCCTTGGGCTAG
- a CDS encoding ABC transporter ATP-binding protein codes for MSNAVSSTDQSKNPALAISDLRFRYGGADSFGIEISSLSLAPGEQMLLTGGSGTGKSTLLQIIAGLVEPSHGSVLVAGRNIHSMHGAARDRFRGAHIGMIFQTFNLLLGFTASENVLAALMFSDLPKNEHNQRAVNLLHSLGIERINASVETLSVGQQQRVAVARAVACRPALVLADEPTASLDPENSAAAIELIQRTCRENGSALLCTSHDPAIKSRFERVESLEAIRFGSGRGAGVGA; via the coding sequence ATGAGCAACGCAGTTTCTTCGACAGATCAATCAAAAAACCCCGCGCTCGCAATCAGCGACCTGCGATTCCGCTACGGCGGCGCCGACAGCTTTGGAATCGAGATTTCGTCGCTGTCGCTGGCGCCCGGAGAGCAGATGTTGCTCACGGGAGGATCGGGGACCGGAAAGAGCACGCTTCTCCAGATCATCGCGGGCCTGGTCGAACCGAGTCACGGATCGGTGCTGGTCGCCGGGCGAAATATCCACTCGATGCACGGAGCTGCGCGCGATCGATTCCGCGGCGCTCACATCGGAATGATCTTTCAGACGTTCAATCTGCTGCTCGGTTTTACTGCGTCGGAGAACGTGCTCGCCGCACTGATGTTCAGCGATCTTCCGAAGAACGAGCACAATCAGCGCGCCGTGAATTTGCTCCATTCCTTGGGAATCGAGCGGATCAACGCTTCGGTCGAAACTCTTTCGGTCGGGCAGCAGCAGCGGGTGGCGGTGGCGCGTGCGGTCGCCTGTCGCCCGGCGTTGGTTCTGGCGGATGAGCCGACCGCGAGCCTCGATCCGGAGAATTCCGCCGCGGCAATCGAGTTGATCCAACGAACCTGCCGCGAGAACGGCTCGGCGCTCCTATGCACGAGTCACGATCCGGCGATCAAGAGCCGGTTCGAGCGCGTCGAGTCTCTCGAAGCAATCCGGTTTGGCTCGGGCCGCGGCGCGGGAGTCGGCGCATGA
- a CDS encoding type II secretion system protein codes for MNSHFRQTGGACGRSVARRGFTLIELLVVIAVIATLISLLLPALGQARRSARTLVCLSNVRQIEIAHTLYADTFKGAFVDAGLAHGGPPNLDSIQSSWINTLKPFYGGTVNVRSPMDKSEFWAISQGGTDPGYTLDEFTQLLAAGKNVTLTQLARWTSYGLNDWLTTSTRPGLEPLEPYNNLSKIDSPSTTVHFLQMTQTQSSSARYAKSDHVHSAEWGDGPPDSAPAVAATQVDLAAHGGKPASWNGLSNYSYLDGHAATQRFRDVYTDYERNRFLPRVAR; via the coding sequence ATGAATTCTCATTTTCGACAAACGGGGGGCGCGTGCGGGCGATCGGTCGCTCGGCGCGGCTTCACGCTGATCGAGCTTCTCGTCGTGATCGCGGTGATCGCGACGCTCATCAGTTTGCTTCTTCCCGCGCTCGGTCAGGCACGCCGATCCGCTCGCACGCTTGTGTGCCTCAGCAATGTCCGCCAGATCGAAATCGCGCACACCCTCTACGCCGACACGTTCAAAGGCGCGTTTGTCGACGCCGGGCTCGCGCACGGCGGACCTCCGAACCTCGACTCCATCCAGAGTTCGTGGATCAACACGCTCAAGCCCTTCTACGGCGGCACGGTGAACGTGCGCTCACCGATGGACAAGAGCGAGTTCTGGGCGATCTCTCAGGGGGGAACCGATCCGGGCTACACGCTCGACGAATTCACACAATTACTCGCGGCAGGAAAGAACGTGACGCTCACGCAACTGGCGCGATGGACGAGTTACGGCCTGAATGACTGGCTGACGACAAGCACAAGACCGGGGCTCGAGCCGCTCGAACCCTACAACAACCTCAGCAAGATTGACTCTCCCTCGACAACCGTTCACTTCCTGCAGATGACGCAGACCCAGTCATCTTCTGCGAGGTACGCCAAGAGCGATCACGTGCACAGCGCGGAGTGGGGAGACGGTCCGCCGGATTCGGCGCCGGCTGTCGCCGCAACACAGGTGGACCTTGCGGCACACGGCGGCAAACCGGCTTCGTGGAACGGACTCTCAAATTACAGCTATCTCGACGGGCACGCGGCAACGCAGCGTTTTCGCGATGTGTACACGGACTACGAGCGGAATCGGTTTCTGCCGCGGGTCGCGAGATGA
- a CDS encoding TIGR00730 family Rossman fold protein translates to MSENPDLLQSLPHVPEPVISGQAPLGAPATGSAWGKSPSTHDAREFLSGPLSRTSELLRIGRIGMEFLRGFRKLHFVGPCVTVFGSARFEPGHMYYELARQVGAKIASLGFTTMTGGGPGIMEAANRGAKESGGRSIGCNIILPHEQKPNPYVDCFVEFRYFFVRKVMLVKYSYGFVILPGGFGTLDELFEVVTLVQTKKVERFPIVLVGRKYWDPLIEFMKCRLIDGHTINKEDIDLFAVTDSPDEVESMLWQGVEESAKRQKTTPKPWWVLGE, encoded by the coding sequence ATGTCCGAGAACCCCGATCTGCTCCAATCACTTCCGCACGTTCCCGAACCCGTCATTTCCGGCCAGGCACCGCTGGGAGCCCCCGCAACCGGCAGCGCCTGGGGAAAAAGCCCTTCCACCCACGACGCGCGGGAGTTTCTGTCCGGCCCCCTCAGCCGCACGTCGGAATTGCTGCGAATCGGGCGCATCGGAATGGAATTCCTGCGAGGGTTCCGCAAGCTCCACTTCGTCGGACCCTGCGTCACCGTGTTCGGGTCCGCACGATTCGAACCAGGGCACATGTACTACGAACTCGCACGCCAAGTTGGAGCGAAGATCGCGAGCCTGGGATTTACCACCATGACCGGCGGCGGGCCCGGCATCATGGAAGCCGCGAATCGCGGCGCCAAGGAGAGCGGCGGGCGCAGCATCGGGTGCAACATCATCCTGCCGCACGAGCAGAAACCCAATCCTTACGTCGACTGCTTTGTCGAATTCCGCTACTTCTTCGTGCGCAAGGTGATGCTGGTGAAATACTCGTACGGATTCGTGATCCTGCCGGGCGGATTCGGCACTCTGGACGAACTCTTCGAAGTCGTCACGCTTGTCCAGACAAAGAAGGTCGAAAGATTTCCAATCGTTCTGGTCGGTCGCAAATACTGGGATCCGCTTATCGAGTTCATGAAGTGCCGCCTGATCGACGGCCACACGATCAATAAGGAAGACATCGATCTCTTCGCGGTGACCGATTCGCCTGATGAAGTCGAATCAATGCTGTGGCAGGGAGTCGAAGAAAGCGCGAAGCGTCAGAAAACCACTCCCAAGCCGTGGTGGGTGCTGGGCGAATAG
- a CDS encoding transcription elongation factor GreA: MELLSKSEKEQLDHRLSQLIANRSVISKRIAEARELGDLKENGDYHAAREQQGIEEAEIRRLEQRLSQVKVIDDAMQKAAGGTVFIGSTVKMKDLDDEDVDMYKLVGEASGAADYVEVTASSPMGEAMMKARVGDVIRVSAPRGTKRFEILEIS; the protein is encoded by the coding sequence ATGGAACTTCTGAGCAAATCGGAAAAAGAGCAACTCGACCACCGATTGAGCCAACTCATCGCCAATCGGTCGGTGATCTCCAAGCGCATCGCCGAGGCCCGCGAACTGGGCGACCTGAAAGAGAACGGCGATTACCACGCTGCGCGCGAGCAGCAGGGGATCGAAGAGGCCGAGATCCGCCGCCTCGAGCAGCGGCTTTCTCAGGTCAAGGTCATCGACGATGCGATGCAGAAGGCCGCCGGCGGCACGGTATTCATCGGCTCGACGGTGAAAATGAAGGATCTCGACGACGAGGATGTGGACATGTACAAGCTCGTCGGCGAGGCGTCAGGCGCTGCGGACTACGTTGAGGTGACCGCCAGCAGCCCGATGGGCGAGGCGATGATGAAGGCGCGTGTCGGAGATGTCATCCGCGTAAGCGCACCGCGCGGCACGAAGCGATTCGAGATTCTCGAAATCTCATAA